The genomic region GCGGACTGCCTGGAGCGAGGCGTCAACGTGATCGTCGAGAAGCCGCTCGCGCACACGCTCGAAGAGGGGCGGCGGCTGATCGAGGCGGCAGGGCGGAGTCCGGCCAAGATCGCGGTCTGCTTTCAGAACCGCTACAACGCGACGTCGCAAGCCATGCGCAAAATGCTCGACGACGGCGGGCTGGGGCAGGTGCTCGGCGCCTCGGCCACCGTGATGTGGCACCGGTCCGGCGACTACTACCGCGACCGCCCGTGGCGTGGCACCTGGGCTGAAGGCGGCGGCGGCCTGATGATGAACCAGGCCATCCACACAGTTGACCTGCTGCAGTGGCTGGTGGGCGATGTAGCCAAAGTGGAAGGTCGGGCGTCAACGCGCTCGCTGTCCGGTGTGATCGAGGTGGAGGACACGGCCGAATTCGTCGCCGAGCATGAAAGCGGTGCCCGGAGCGTCTTCTACGGGACGCTGGCCAACGCCGTCAATGCCCCAGTAACGCTGGACATCGTAATGGAGGAGGCGACGCTCAGCCTGCGCGGCGACCTCACGGTTAGCTACGCCGACGGCTCGGTGGAGATCATCCGCGAGCGGGTGCTCGAAACCGGGGGACGCTCCTACTGGGGTGTCTCCCATGAGCTGCTCATCAAGGATTTCTACGCCAAGCTGGGCGACCCTGCACCGTTCTGGATCAACCCGGCGGAAGCAGGAAAGTCGCTCCGGATCGTCAAGGAGATCTACGCCCAGAGTTACCCGGAGCTGTCCCAGCGCGTGGGCTGAGCCTTCCGGGGCAGAGCCCCGATTTCGGCCGGAAACCCAGTCAGGTTTCCGGCCGTTCTCATGAGCCGACCCACTGGTTCAGGCCGTTAAAGGGACATCGTGGCAACAACTTCAGAAACTTTTGACAATCGGTTGCCAGAAGCGCTCAAAGTCCGTACTGTAAATCCCACACCCAGAAACATGTGGTGCACACCACACCTCTTTGTTCTGGTTCACATCAGGCAAAAGACTCAATAGGAGCCCACAATGAAGTTAGGTCCCAAGGCGGCAGCAGCCGCGCTTGTATTCAGTGCCTCGCTGGCGCTCACCGCATGTGGCGGAGGGGCCGGTGCTGGCTCAAACGGCGGCGGCAATGCCTCCACGGCGCTGACCCTGGGCACCCTCCGGGACATCACTTCCTGGGATCCCGCCCAGGCCCACGTCGGCCATGCCCTGCAGCCGTACCAAGCAGCGTACGACACCCTGATCCTGCGCGAACCGGACGGCAAGCTCAGCCCCATGCTGGCCACGAAGTGGAAGTACAACGCCACCAACACGAAGCTCACCGTGGACCTCCGGACCGACGTCACGTTCAGCGACGGCGCCAAGTTCGACGCCGAGGCAGCCAAGGCCAACCTCGACCACTTCAAGAAGGCAAATGGTCCCCAGATGGCCCAGCTGGCTTCTGTGTCCGACGTTGCCGTGGTGGACGCGGACACCATCGACATCAACCTCAGTGCCACTGAGCCCGCCCTGGAATACTTCCTGAGCCAGGCAGCTGGCCTGATGGGAAGCCCCAAGGCTCTGGGCACCGACGCCATCAAGACCGTGCCAGTGGGCTCCGGCCCGTACGTGATGGACAAGGCAGCCTCCGTGAAAGACTCACAGACCGTCTTCACTGCCCGCGAGGGCTACTGGAACAAGGACCTCCAGAAGTACCGGAAGCTAACCCTCAAGATCCTTACCGATCCCACAGCCCGCACTAACGCTTTGGTTTCCGGCCAGATCGACGCCACCCTGCTGGATCCCAAGAACGGCAAGCAGGCCGAGGGCGCCAAGATGAAGCTCGAAACCAACCAGGTTGACTGGTCCGGCCTGCTCCTCCTGGACCGCGCCGGCGCCAAGAACCCCGCCCTGGCCAATGTCAAGGTCCGCCAGGCCATCAACTATGCGTTTGACCGCAAGACCATCCTGGACCAGGTCATGCTCGGCCAGGGCACTGCCACCTCGCAGCCTTTTGGCAAGGACAGCGGTGCATGGACAGAAGAACTGGAAAACTTCTACAGCTACGACCCCGCCAAGGCCAAAGCGCTGCTGAAGGAAGCCGGCTTCGAGAACGGCGTGACTCTGGACGTCCCCACCCTTCCGGGAGCTGAAACCCTGATTTCCGTCCTTCAGCAACAACTGGCGGACGTTGGCATCACCCTGAAGCCCGGCGCCGCGATCACCAACACCTTCACCGCAGACGTTGCAGCGAAGAAGTACACGGCTATGTTCTACAACCTCTTCCAGGGCGAGCCCACGGTTGCGATTGACCAGATCGTCTCCACCAAGGCCCTGTACAACCCGTTCAAGAACACCACCCCGGAGCTCGAGGCCAAGATCCAGGCTGTGCGCACGGGTGGCGATGATGCGGGCACGCTGGCCCGGGACGTCAACAAGTACGTGGTGGAACAGGCATGGTTCGCTCCACTGTTCCGCGTAAACCAGATGTACTACCACAACTCCAAGGTTGAGGTGACGCCGCAGGCGCAGCAGGCCGTTCCGTCCATCTACAACTACTCGCCTGCCAAGTAGGGCCCCATGATCAAGTTCATTGCGAAACGGCTGGGCAGCGGTCTGGTGGTGTTGTTCGTAGTCTCGGCGCTCACCTTCACCCTGCTGTACACATCCAGCGGCAGCATCGCCCGCAACATCCTGGGCGACCAGGCCACCCCCGAACAGGTGGCTTTGAAGGAACAGGAGCTGGGACTCGATCAGCCCCTCGTGACCCGTTACTTCGCCTGGTTGGGCGACGCCTTGAGCGGGAACCTGGGAACCTCCTGGTTCACGTCCGAGCCGGTGGCCAACTCCCTGGCCACCCGAATCCCGGTGACCATGACCATGGTTTTCGCCGCAATGATCCTGATCGCCATCTGCGCGGCGCTGATCGGCGTTGCTGCAGCCGTCAAGCGCGGCTGGGTGGACAGGGTGGTCCAAGTGGGTGCGATCGTTGGCGACTCCATCCCGGGTTACGTGATCGGTGTGTTCCTCGTGACCCTCCTGGCCATCCAGCTGGGCTTCTTCCCGGCCACCAGCACCATTTCTCCCGAGGTGGGTCCTGAGGCCTGGGTCTACTCCATGACCCTTCCGGTCATCGCCCTGCTGATCAACGGCGTGACCGGCGGAGCACAGCAGATCCGCAGCGCCGTGATCAAGCAACTCGAGCGGGACTACGTCCGGACGCTGCGCAGCCGAGGCATCGGAGAACGTGAAATCCTCTTCAAGCACGTGCTGCGCAGTGCCGCTCCGGCAGGTCTTACTGTTTTGAGCCTGCAGCTGATCGGCATGCTGGGTGGCGTGGTGATCATCGAGCAGATTTTCGCCCTTCCAGGAATGGGCCCGCTCGCCGTCACCGCCACCGGCCAAACGGACCTTCCCGTGGTCATGGGTGTGGTGATGTACACCGTGGTGGTGGTCATCGTGGTGAACCTCCTGGTGGACGTCCTCAATGGTTGGCTCAATCCGAAAGTGCGTGTGTCATGAGCGATTCCGTAGAAACAGCCGCAGTTGCCGCTCCCGGTCCTTCCACTTACACCGGCCAGAGCGGCACCGTGATCCGTTCCACCGTTCTGCGCCGCCTCCTCAGGAACCCCCTCGGCATCGCATCCTTGGTGATCCTGGGGAGCATCGCGTTGCTGGCCATCCTTGCCCCGGTCCTGGCACCCTTCGAGGAGAACTTTGCGAACATCACCAAGACCCTGGCGGCGCCCGACTCGGTGAACATCCTGGGAACGGACAGCGCCGGACGTGACAACTGGAGCCGCCTACTCTTCGGCGCGCAACTGACGCTCCTTTCCGCGCTGCTCTGCGCCGGGGTTGCCATCGCCATCGGGCTGCCGGCAGGCCTGATCGCCGGCTATTACGCCGGCAAGTTTGAGGCAGTTTCCAACTGGGTGGTCAGCATCCTCATGAGCCTGCCAGGCCTGATCGTGCTGCTCACCATCCGCGCGGCCTTCGGTCCTTCGGTGTGGATCTCCATGATCGCGTTCGGCGTCCTTATCAGCCCGTCCTACTTCCGACTGACCCGCACTGCGGTCCAGTCGGTGCGCAATGAGCTCTACGTCGATGCCGCACGTGTCTCCGGCCTATCGGACCTGAGCATCGTCGCCCGCCACATTTTCTCCGTGGTCCGTGCTCCGATAATCATCCAGACGGCGGCGATCGCCGGGGTGGCGATCGCCATCCAGTCCGGACTCGAGTTCCTGGGGCTCGGCGATCCCACCAAGGCCACGTGGGGCGTCATGCTCTCCGAAGGCTTCAAGAACGTCTATCTGACGCCAACACTGCTCTTGTGGCCGGCCCTCGCCATGGCGCTCACCATCGGCGGCCTCGTCCTCCTCGGCAACGCCATCCGCGATGCCCTGGAAGACGGCGAGAAGATCAAGCACCGCAAGAAAAGGGCCGCGTCTTCGGCCACGGGAGCGAGCCCGACGGCGGAAGCCGCCAAGGCGCGTCAGTCGCGTAAGTCCGTGGCCGCCGTCGACGCCGGCACCGAGCACCACCTCGTCAAGGTGACCAACCTCGGCGTCGGATATCCGCAGGCGGACGGTTCCCTCAAGAAGGTGGTGGACGATGTCTCATTCCACGTGGACCGGGGCGAGATCCTGGGCATCGTCGGTGAATCTGGCTCGGGCAAGTCGCAGACCGCGTTCTCCATCCTGGGCCTGCTGCCGGACAATGCCCGGATTGTGGGCGGCTCCATCCAGTTCGACGGCAACTACACCGTTGCTCCGGGCGAGGACCGGGTCAGCCAGGAACGTCTGTCCAAACTGCGCGGCAGGAGGATCTCCTACATCCCGCAGGAACCCATGAGCAACCTGGATCCGGCCTTCACCATCGGCTACCAGCTGGTCACGCCCATGGTGCGTGTTCTCGGAATCTCCAAGGCCGAGGCGACCGCCCGCGCTCTCAAGCTGCTCACTGACGTCGGAATCGTGAACCCGAAACGGACCTTTGACGCTTACCCGCACGAGGTCTCCGGTGGCATGGCCCAGCGCGTGCTGATAGCCGGCGCCATCAGCTGCGAACCCGACCTGGTGATCGCCGACGAGCCCACCACGGCCCTGGACGTCACCGTGCAGGCCGACGTGCTGGACCTCCTGCGCGAGCTGCAGCAGCGGCTGAACATCGGCATCATCCTGGTGACCCACAACTTCGGCGTGGTCGCGGACCTCTGCGACCGGGTAGCCGTCATGCAGAACGGGCGCCTCGTAGAGGAAGGGTCCGTCCGCGACATCCTCCGTAACCCGAAAGAGCAGTACACCCGGACGTTGCTGGGGTCCATGCTCGAAGGCAAAACCCCCATGTCCATGCTTGTATCCAGCCAGAAGGAGCCGGTCACATGAGCACCACGGAAAGCGCGCCGCTGCTGACGGTGGACAACCTGGTGGTCGAGTACCCCAGCAAGAAATTCCGGGCCAGGCCATTCCGGGCGCTGACGGACATCAGCATCTCCATCGGCCAGGGCGAGACCCTTGGTCTGGTGGGCGAATCCGGCTCCGGAAAGACAACCCTGGGCCGGGCTGTCCTGGGTCTCGCTCCGGTAACCGGCGGCAGGGTCATTTTCGAAGGCCAGGACATCAGCCATGCGACCCGCAAGCAGCGGCGGATCCTGAGCCGCGACCTGCAGGTGGTCTTCCAGGACCCCTACACCTCCCTGAACCCGGCCCTGGAGATCGGCGACATCCTGGCCGAACCCCTTGGGGTGCAGGGCATGGACCAGGCGGATGCCAGGAAACGCGTCAGGGAACTGCTTGACCAGGTGGGGCTGCCCTCGGACGCCATCCACCGCCTGCCGCGCGAATTCAGCGGCGGCCAGCGCCAGCGGGTCGCCATCGCCCGGGCCCTGGCACTCTCACCCAAGCTGATCGTCTGCGACGAACCCGTCAGCGCCCTGGACCTGTCCACGCAGGCGCGCGTTCTCGACCTGTTCCTGCAGATCCAGCGGGATACCGGCGTTTCGTACCTGTTCGTGTCCCATGACCTGGACGTGGTGCGGCACATCAGCCACCGCGTGGCAGTGATGTACCACGGTGAAATCGTCGAACAGGGGCCGGCCGAGACAGTTACCCGCGACCCTGAGCACCCCTACACGCAGCGGCTCCTGCTGGCATCCCCGGTGCCCGACCCGGACCGGCAGGAACAGCGCCGGGCGGACCGGCACAGGCTGCTTGAGATCCAGCGGCAGCAGAACGAACAGGCCGGTGTCCCCGCCTAGCGGCGGACGCCGGATTTAACACACCATGTACAACAGCGGAGGAATAACGTGACCAAAATAGGCGTGCAGGCGATGATGTTGAAGGACAGCTTCGCAGAGATCGGGGCGTTTGAAACTCTCCGCAAGGTCAGCGCGATCGGCTACAACGCCGTCGAAATTTCCCAGATCCCGATGACGCCGCAAAACGTGGCCGAACTGGACCGCGCCCGCAGTGAACTTGGCATCGATATCGCGGCGCTGTCCGTCATGCTGGAAAAGCCCCAAGGGCGGCCGGGGGATTCCCTCCGTCAGGACTTCGACAAGATCCTGGACGACGCCAAGCGTCTCGACTCCAACCTCCTGCGGATCGGCATGCTGCCTTTCCCCGCGA from Arthrobacter globiformis harbors:
- a CDS encoding dipeptide/oligopeptide/nickel ABC transporter permease/ATP-binding protein, with product MSDSVETAAVAAPGPSTYTGQSGTVIRSTVLRRLLRNPLGIASLVILGSIALLAILAPVLAPFEENFANITKTLAAPDSVNILGTDSAGRDNWSRLLFGAQLTLLSALLCAGVAIAIGLPAGLIAGYYAGKFEAVSNWVVSILMSLPGLIVLLTIRAAFGPSVWISMIAFGVLISPSYFRLTRTAVQSVRNELYVDAARVSGLSDLSIVARHIFSVVRAPIIIQTAAIAGVAIAIQSGLEFLGLGDPTKATWGVMLSEGFKNVYLTPTLLLWPALAMALTIGGLVLLGNAIRDALEDGEKIKHRKKRAASSATGASPTAEAAKARQSRKSVAAVDAGTEHHLVKVTNLGVGYPQADGSLKKVVDDVSFHVDRGEILGIVGESGSGKSQTAFSILGLLPDNARIVGGSIQFDGNYTVAPGEDRVSQERLSKLRGRRISYIPQEPMSNLDPAFTIGYQLVTPMVRVLGISKAEATARALKLLTDVGIVNPKRTFDAYPHEVSGGMAQRVLIAGAISCEPDLVIADEPTTALDVTVQADVLDLLRELQQRLNIGIILVTHNFGVVADLCDRVAVMQNGRLVEEGSVRDILRNPKEQYTRTLLGSMLEGKTPMSMLVSSQKEPVT
- a CDS encoding ABC transporter substrate-binding protein encodes the protein MKLGPKAAAAALVFSASLALTACGGGAGAGSNGGGNASTALTLGTLRDITSWDPAQAHVGHALQPYQAAYDTLILREPDGKLSPMLATKWKYNATNTKLTVDLRTDVTFSDGAKFDAEAAKANLDHFKKANGPQMAQLASVSDVAVVDADTIDINLSATEPALEYFLSQAAGLMGSPKALGTDAIKTVPVGSGPYVMDKAASVKDSQTVFTAREGYWNKDLQKYRKLTLKILTDPTARTNALVSGQIDATLLDPKNGKQAEGAKMKLETNQVDWSGLLLLDRAGAKNPALANVKVRQAINYAFDRKTILDQVMLGQGTATSQPFGKDSGAWTEELENFYSYDPAKAKALLKEAGFENGVTLDVPTLPGAETLISVLQQQLADVGITLKPGAAITNTFTADVAAKKYTAMFYNLFQGEPTVAIDQIVSTKALYNPFKNTTPELEAKIQAVRTGGDDAGTLARDVNKYVVEQAWFAPLFRVNQMYYHNSKVEVTPQAQQAVPSIYNYSPAK
- a CDS encoding ATP-binding cassette domain-containing protein — its product is MSTTESAPLLTVDNLVVEYPSKKFRARPFRALTDISISIGQGETLGLVGESGSGKTTLGRAVLGLAPVTGGRVIFEGQDISHATRKQRRILSRDLQVVFQDPYTSLNPALEIGDILAEPLGVQGMDQADARKRVRELLDQVGLPSDAIHRLPREFSGGQRQRVAIARALALSPKLIVCDEPVSALDLSTQARVLDLFLQIQRDTGVSYLFVSHDLDVVRHISHRVAVMYHGEIVEQGPAETVTRDPEHPYTQRLLLASPVPDPDRQEQRRADRHRLLEIQRQQNEQAGVPA
- a CDS encoding Gfo/Idh/MocA family protein, whose product is MITTAVIGCGDVSSVHFGALATMGDARLVAVCDTDPGRLEVVTAAYGVPGYANHLDLLEKVRPDVVHICTPHHLHAPLAADCLERGVNVIVEKPLAHTLEEGRRLIEAAGRSPAKIAVCFQNRYNATSQAMRKMLDDGGLGQVLGASATVMWHRSGDYYRDRPWRGTWAEGGGGLMMNQAIHTVDLLQWLVGDVAKVEGRASTRSLSGVIEVEDTAEFVAEHESGARSVFYGTLANAVNAPVTLDIVMEEATLSLRGDLTVSYADGSVEIIRERVLETGGRSYWGVSHELLIKDFYAKLGDPAPFWINPAEAGKSLRIVKEIYAQSYPELSQRVG
- a CDS encoding ABC transporter permease — protein: MIKFIAKRLGSGLVVLFVVSALTFTLLYTSSGSIARNILGDQATPEQVALKEQELGLDQPLVTRYFAWLGDALSGNLGTSWFTSEPVANSLATRIPVTMTMVFAAMILIAICAALIGVAAAVKRGWVDRVVQVGAIVGDSIPGYVIGVFLVTLLAIQLGFFPATSTISPEVGPEAWVYSMTLPVIALLINGVTGGAQQIRSAVIKQLERDYVRTLRSRGIGEREILFKHVLRSAAPAGLTVLSLQLIGMLGGVVIIEQIFALPGMGPLAVTATGQTDLPVVMGVVMYTVVVVIVVNLLVDVLNGWLNPKVRVS